The following proteins are co-located in the Streptomyces bottropensis ATCC 25435 genome:
- the trpA gene encoding tryptophan synthase subunit alpha: MSGNIQLLSDTLAAAKAEGRSALIAYLPAGFPTVDGGIAAIKAVFEGGADVVEVGLPHSDPVLDGPVIQTADDIALRGGVKIADVMRTVREAFEATGKPVLVMTYWNPIDRYGVERFTAELAEAGGAGCILPDLPVQESALWREHAAKHGLGTVFVVAPSSRDARLAEITAAGSGFVYAASLMGVTGTRASVGAQAQDLVERTRATGSGLPVCVGLGVSDAEQAAEVAGFADGVIVGSAFVKRMLDAPDEAAGLDAVRELAGDLAKGVRRGA; this comes from the coding sequence GTGAGCGGCAACATCCAGCTGTTGAGCGACACCCTCGCCGCCGCCAAGGCGGAGGGCCGGTCCGCGCTCATCGCCTATCTGCCGGCCGGGTTCCCGACCGTCGACGGCGGCATCGCCGCCATCAAGGCCGTCTTCGAGGGCGGCGCCGACGTCGTCGAGGTCGGGCTGCCGCACAGCGACCCGGTCCTCGACGGACCCGTCATCCAGACCGCCGACGACATCGCCCTGCGCGGCGGCGTCAAGATCGCCGACGTGATGCGGACGGTCCGGGAGGCCTTCGAGGCCACCGGGAAGCCCGTCCTCGTCATGACGTACTGGAACCCCATCGACCGCTACGGCGTCGAGCGCTTCACGGCCGAGCTGGCGGAGGCGGGCGGCGCGGGCTGCATCCTGCCCGACCTGCCCGTCCAGGAGTCGGCGCTGTGGAGGGAGCACGCCGCGAAGCACGGGCTCGGCACGGTCTTCGTCGTCGCGCCCAGCAGCAGGGACGCGCGGCTCGCCGAGATCACCGCGGCGGGCAGCGGCTTCGTCTACGCCGCCTCGCTGATGGGGGTCACGGGTACCCGGGCGTCGGTCGGCGCGCAGGCCCAGGACCTGGTGGAACGCACCCGGGCCACGGGCTCGGGCCTGCCGGTCTGCGTCGGGCTCGGCGTCTCCGACGCCGAGCAGGCCGCCGAGGTCGCCGGGTTCGCCGATGGCGTGATCGTCGGCTCCGCGTTCGTGAAGCGGATGCTGGACGCTCCCGACGAGGCGGCCGGTCTGGACGCCGTGCGCGAGCTGGCGGGCGACCTCGCGAAGGGCGTACGCCGGGGCGCGTGA
- the trpC gene encoding indole-3-glycerol phosphate synthase TrpC: protein MSVLDEIIDGVRADLAERQARVSLDELKERVAKAPAAKDGAAALRGDGVKVICEVKRSSPSKGALAAIADPAGLAADYEAGGAAIISVLTEQRRFGGSLADLEAVRARVDIPVLRKDFIVTSYQLWEARAYGADVVLLIVAALDQPALESLIERAESIGLTPLVEVHDEDEVERAVDAGARVIGVNARNLKTLEVDRTTFERVAPEIPDSLIKIAESGVRGPHDLIAYANAGADAVLVGESLVTGKDPKTAVADLVAAGEHPALRHGRG from the coding sequence GTGAGTGTGCTCGACGAGATCATCGACGGAGTCCGTGCCGACCTCGCGGAACGGCAGGCGCGCGTCAGCCTCGACGAGCTCAAGGAGCGCGTGGCGAAGGCTCCTGCGGCCAAGGACGGCGCGGCCGCCCTCCGCGGCGACGGCGTCAAGGTGATCTGCGAGGTCAAGCGGTCCAGCCCCTCCAAGGGCGCGCTCGCCGCCATCGCCGACCCGGCCGGTCTCGCGGCCGACTACGAGGCGGGTGGCGCGGCGATCATCTCCGTCCTCACCGAACAGCGCCGCTTCGGCGGCTCGCTGGCCGACCTGGAGGCCGTCCGCGCGCGCGTGGACATCCCCGTCCTGCGCAAGGACTTCATCGTCACCTCGTACCAGCTGTGGGAGGCGCGGGCGTACGGCGCCGATGTCGTGCTGCTGATCGTCGCCGCCCTCGACCAGCCGGCGCTGGAGTCGCTGATCGAGCGTGCCGAGTCCATCGGGCTCACCCCGCTCGTCGAGGTCCACGACGAGGACGAGGTCGAACGCGCGGTCGATGCCGGTGCCCGGGTGATCGGGGTCAACGCCCGCAACCTCAAGACCCTGGAGGTCGACCGCACCACCTTCGAGCGGGTCGCCCCCGAGATCCCCGACTCCCTCATCAAGATCGCCGAGTCCGGCGTCCGGGGCCCGCACGACCTCATCGCCTACGCCAACGCCGGCGCCGACGCCGTCCTCGTGGGCGAGTCCCTCGTCACCGGCAAGGACCCCAAGACCGCCGTCGCCGACCTCGTCGCCGCCGGCGAGCACCCGGCGCTGCGGCACGGGCGGGGCTGA
- the hisH gene encoding imidazole glycerol phosphate synthase subunit HisH — MSAPKKVVVFDYGFGNVRSAERALARTGAEVEITRDFDRAMNADGLLVPGVGAFAACMKGLKEARGDWIIDRRLSGGRPVMGICVGMQILFARGIEHGVETEGLDEWPGAVEPLQAEIVPHMGWNTVEAPADSRLFAGLDADARFYFVHSYAVHDWSLETHNPALTAPRVTWSTHGKPFVAAVENGALWATQFHPEKSGDAGAQLLTNWIGTL; from the coding sequence TTGAGCGCCCCCAAGAAGGTCGTCGTCTTCGACTACGGCTTCGGCAACGTGCGCTCCGCCGAGCGCGCCCTCGCACGCACCGGTGCCGAGGTCGAGATAACGCGTGACTTCGACCGCGCCATGAACGCCGACGGGCTGCTCGTGCCGGGCGTCGGCGCCTTCGCCGCCTGCATGAAGGGGCTGAAGGAGGCGCGCGGCGACTGGATCATCGACCGCCGGCTCTCCGGCGGCCGCCCGGTGATGGGCATCTGCGTCGGCATGCAGATCCTCTTCGCACGCGGCATCGAGCACGGGGTGGAGACCGAGGGCCTCGACGAGTGGCCCGGCGCCGTCGAGCCGCTCCAGGCCGAGATCGTGCCGCACATGGGCTGGAACACCGTCGAGGCTCCGGCCGACAGCCGGCTGTTCGCCGGCCTCGACGCCGACGCCCGCTTCTACTTCGTGCACTCCTACGCCGTCCACGACTGGTCCCTGGAGACGCACAACCCCGCGCTCACCGCCCCCAGGGTCACCTGGTCCACGCACGGCAAGCCCTTCGTGGCCGCCGTGGAGAACGGCGCCCTGTGGGCCACGCAGTTCCACCCCGAGAAGTCCGGCGACGCCGGAGCGCAGCTGCTGACCAACTGGATCGGAACCCTGTAG
- a CDS encoding RidA family protein produces MTSEGVRRVQSGSPWEESIGFARAVAAGDRVLVAGTTAFRGEVLHGEGDPYEQAKVAFTSAVQALGEFGLGAEAVIRTRMYLTHMRDVEAVGRAHKEIFDPVRPAATLLVVEGFVDPRILVEVEIEAFRG; encoded by the coding sequence ATGACGTCCGAAGGCGTGCGGCGGGTGCAGAGCGGGAGTCCCTGGGAGGAGTCCATCGGTTTCGCGCGCGCCGTCGCGGCGGGTGACCGCGTCCTGGTGGCGGGCACCACGGCCTTCAGGGGCGAGGTACTGCACGGGGAGGGCGACCCGTACGAACAGGCCAAGGTCGCCTTCACCAGCGCGGTCCAGGCACTCGGCGAGTTCGGCCTCGGCGCCGAGGCCGTGATCCGCACGCGGATGTACCTGACCCACATGCGGGACGTGGAGGCCGTGGGGCGGGCCCACAAGGAGATCTTCGACCCGGTGCGTCCGGCCGCGACCCTGCTGGTCGTCGAGGGTTTCGTCGACCCGCGCATCCTCGTCGAAGTAGAGATCGAAGCATTCAGGGGCTAG
- a CDS encoding TIGR02234 family membrane protein — protein MEYVTAAPDHPRSEPASVRAGRRSLALALLSGALGAAVALLASRQRWSEGTISLAGGDFPLTAQGSDVTGVPAALAVVGLAALVAVFAVRRSGRVLVAALLALSGAGIIAAALLGARDGTALDGKAAEASGDTAATVDALSHTGWPYVAAAGGALILLAGLLALRYGRQWPAMSGRYERDGTPRPRKVRPVDPDRPEDMWKALDRGEDPTGPGPA, from the coding sequence GTGGAGTACGTGACCGCAGCACCAGACCACCCCCGTTCCGAACCCGCGTCCGTCCGTGCCGGCCGGCGCAGTCTCGCCCTGGCGCTGCTCAGCGGTGCCCTCGGCGCGGCCGTCGCGCTGCTCGCCAGCCGACAGCGCTGGTCGGAGGGCACCATCTCGCTGGCGGGCGGCGACTTCCCGCTGACCGCCCAGGGCAGCGATGTCACGGGCGTGCCGGCAGCGCTCGCGGTGGTGGGTCTCGCCGCGCTCGTCGCCGTATTCGCCGTACGCCGGTCCGGGCGCGTCCTGGTCGCCGCGCTGCTCGCCCTCTCCGGGGCGGGCATCATCGCCGCCGCGCTGCTCGGCGCCCGGGACGGCACCGCGCTCGACGGCAAGGCGGCCGAGGCCTCCGGTGACACCGCCGCGACCGTCGACGCGCTCAGCCACACCGGCTGGCCGTACGTCGCGGCCGCCGGTGGCGCGCTCATCCTGCTCGCCGGGCTGCTCGCGCTGCGCTACGGACGGCAGTGGCCCGCGATGTCCGGCCGCTACGAACGCGACGGCACGCCCCGGCCGCGCAAGGTCCGTCCGGTCGACCCCGACCGGCCCGAGGACATGTGGAAGGCCCTGGACCGGGGCGAGGATCCCACGGGGCCCGGCCCGGCCTGA
- a CDS encoding TIGR03085 family metal-binding protein translates to MSTHAKRERLLFADLLETAGPEAPTLCEGWTTRDLAAHVVVRERRPDAAGGILIKQLASRLDRVMEEFAAKPYEELIQLVRTGPPRFSPFNLKQIDEASNTIEFYVHTEDIRRARPEWTPRELDHVFQDALWSRLERTARLMGRRSPTGLVLRRPDGRTAVAHRGAPVVTVTGEPAELLLFLYGRQQVADVELEGEKEAIAKLHETKQLGI, encoded by the coding sequence ATGTCTACCCATGCCAAGCGTGAACGGCTTCTCTTCGCCGACCTGTTGGAGACCGCGGGCCCCGAGGCCCCCACCCTGTGCGAGGGCTGGACGACCCGTGATCTGGCCGCGCACGTGGTCGTGCGCGAGCGCCGCCCGGACGCCGCCGGGGGCATACTCATCAAACAGCTCGCGTCGCGCCTCGACCGGGTGATGGAGGAGTTCGCCGCCAAGCCGTACGAGGAGCTGATCCAGCTCGTGCGTACCGGTCCGCCGCGTTTCTCGCCCTTCAACCTCAAGCAGATCGACGAGGCGTCGAACACGATCGAGTTCTACGTCCACACCGAGGACATCCGCCGCGCCCGTCCCGAGTGGACCCCGCGCGAGCTGGACCACGTCTTCCAGGACGCCCTGTGGTCCCGTCTGGAGCGCACGGCCCGCCTCATGGGCCGCCGCTCCCCCACCGGCCTGGTCCTGCGCCGCCCCGACGGGCGGACGGCGGTGGCCCACCGCGGCGCCCCGGTCGTCACCGTCACCGGCGAGCCCGCGGAGCTGCTGCTGTTCCTCTACGGCCGGCAGCAGGTCGCCGATGTCGAACTGGAGGGTGAGAAGGAGGCGATCGCCAAGCTGCACGAGACGAAGCAGCTGGGCATCTGA
- a CDS encoding DUF2752 domain-containing protein encodes MRCVNADTQPTAPPPRVHGAEPVDATVATGGPPRTTGRTLRALAVPAGVLAAVGGAFAYVAAVDPNEPGHYPVCPLWRLTGLYCPGCGGLRSAHAFAHGDLATALTDNALAVAGFLGFAVLWTVWVVRTARGRSLRLRLGPVQMWSLGASALVFTVVRNLPFGGWLHP; translated from the coding sequence ATGCGGTGTGTGAACGCCGACACCCAGCCGACCGCGCCACCGCCGCGCGTCCACGGCGCCGAGCCGGTCGATGCGACCGTCGCGACCGGCGGCCCTCCTCGGACCACCGGACGCACGCTCCGCGCGCTCGCGGTGCCCGCCGGGGTGCTCGCGGCCGTCGGCGGGGCCTTCGCGTACGTGGCGGCCGTGGACCCCAACGAACCCGGCCACTACCCGGTGTGTCCGCTGTGGCGCTTGACCGGCCTGTACTGCCCCGGCTGCGGCGGTCTGCGCAGCGCGCACGCCTTCGCGCACGGCGACCTCGCGACCGCCCTCACCGACAACGCGCTGGCCGTGGCGGGTTTCCTGGGCTTCGCGGTGCTGTGGACCGTATGGGTGGTCCGTACCGCGCGCGGACGATCCCTGCGCCTGCGCCTCGGGCCCGTGCAGATGTGGTCGCTCGGCGCGTCGGCGCTGGTCTTCACGGTTGTCCGGAACCTGCCGTTCGGTGGCTGGCTCCATCCTTGA
- a CDS encoding anthranilate synthase component I: MDLETFRKLAGDRRVIPVSRKLLADGDTPVGLYRKLAAERPGTFLLESAENGRSWSRYSFVGVRSHATLTARDGEAHWLGTPPVGVPVDGDPLAALRATIEALHTPHQEGMPPFTGGMVGYLGYDIVRRLEKIGPGGRDDLKLPELTMLLTSDLAVMDHWEGSVLLIANAINHNDLDTGVDEAHADAVARLDAMEADLTRPVAQPPAALPPSELPEYTALWGGPDFQTAVEDIKERIRAGEAFQVVPSQRFETPCTASALDVYRVLRATNPSPYMYLFRFDGFDVVGSSPEALVKVEDGQAMVHPIAGTRHRGATPQEDQALADELLADPKERAEHLMLVDLGRNDLGRVCEPGSVEVVDFMSVERYSHVMHIVSTVTGRVAAGRTAFDVLTACFPAGTLSGAPKPRAMQIIDELEPSRRGLYGGCVGYLDFAGDSDTAIAIRTALLRDGTAYVQAGAGIVADSDPLAEDTECRNKAAAVLRAVHTANRLGE; encoded by the coding sequence ATGGACCTCGAGACGTTCCGCAAACTGGCCGGCGACCGCCGGGTCATCCCCGTCAGCCGCAAGCTCCTCGCCGACGGCGACACCCCGGTCGGGCTCTACCGCAAGCTCGCCGCCGAGCGCCCCGGCACCTTTTTGCTGGAGTCCGCGGAGAACGGCCGCTCGTGGTCTCGCTACTCCTTCGTGGGCGTCCGCAGCCACGCCACCCTCACCGCCCGCGACGGCGAGGCCCACTGGCTCGGCACCCCGCCCGTCGGCGTCCCCGTGGACGGCGACCCCCTCGCCGCCCTGCGCGCCACCATCGAGGCCCTCCACACCCCCCACCAGGAGGGCATGCCCCCCTTCACCGGCGGCATGGTCGGCTACCTGGGCTACGACATCGTGCGCCGCCTGGAGAAGATCGGCCCCGGCGGACGGGACGACCTGAAGCTGCCCGAGCTGACCATGCTGCTGACGAGCGACCTGGCGGTCATGGACCACTGGGAGGGCTCGGTCCTGCTGATCGCCAACGCCATCAACCACAACGACCTGGACACGGGCGTCGACGAGGCCCACGCCGACGCCGTCGCCCGCCTCGACGCCATGGAGGCCGACCTCACGCGGCCCGTCGCCCAGCCCCCGGCGGCCCTGCCGCCCTCGGAGCTGCCCGAGTACACCGCGCTGTGGGGCGGCCCCGACTTCCAGACGGCCGTCGAGGACATCAAGGAGCGCATCCGGGCCGGCGAGGCCTTCCAGGTCGTCCCCTCCCAGCGCTTCGAGACCCCGTGCACGGCAAGCGCGTTGGACGTCTACCGCGTCCTGCGGGCGACCAACCCGTCCCCGTACATGTACCTGTTCCGCTTCGACGGCTTCGACGTCGTCGGTTCCTCCCCCGAGGCCCTGGTCAAGGTCGAGGACGGACAGGCCATGGTCCACCCCATCGCCGGCACCCGGCACCGGGGGGCGACCCCGCAGGAGGACCAGGCCCTCGCCGACGAACTGCTCGCCGATCCCAAGGAGCGCGCCGAGCACCTGATGCTCGTCGACCTGGGCCGCAACGACCTGGGCCGGGTCTGCGAGCCGGGCTCGGTCGAGGTCGTCGACTTCATGTCCGTCGAGCGGTACTCCCACGTCATGCACATCGTGTCCACCGTCACCGGCCGGGTCGCGGCGGGCCGTACCGCCTTCGACGTCCTGACCGCCTGCTTCCCCGCCGGCACCCTCTCCGGCGCCCCCAAGCCGCGCGCGATGCAGATCATCGACGAGCTGGAACCCTCCCGCCGGGGCCTGTACGGCGGCTGCGTCGGCTATCTCGACTTCGCGGGCGACTCCGACACCGCCATCGCCATCCGCACGGCACTGCTGCGCGACGGCACGGCCTACGTCCAGGCCGGCGCCGGCATCGTCGCCGACTCCGACCCCCTCGCGGAGGACACCGAGTGCCGCAACAAGGCGGCGGCGGTCCTGCGCGCGGTGCACACGGCCAACCGGTTGGGAGAGTAG
- the priA gene encoding bifunctional 1-(5-phosphoribosyl)-5-((5-phosphoribosylamino)methylideneamino)imidazole-4-carboxamide isomerase/phosphoribosylanthranilate isomerase PriA, whose amino-acid sequence MAKLELLPAVDVRDGQAVRLVHGESGTETSYGSPLQAALAWQGAGAEWLHLVDLDAAFGTGDNRDLVAEVTRAMDIKVELSGGIRDGASLAKALATGCTRVNLGTAALETPEWVAKVIAEHGDRIAVGLDVKGTTLRGRGWTRDGGDLYETLERLDKEGCARYVVTDIAKDGTLQGPNLELLRNVCAATDRPVVASGGVSSLDDLRAIAELVPLGVEGSIVGKALYAKAFTLEEALEATS is encoded by the coding sequence ATGGCAAAGCTCGAACTCCTTCCCGCCGTCGACGTCCGCGACGGCCAGGCGGTCCGGCTCGTCCACGGCGAGTCCGGCACGGAGACCTCCTACGGCTCCCCGCTCCAGGCCGCCCTCGCCTGGCAGGGCGCGGGCGCCGAGTGGCTGCACCTGGTCGACCTGGACGCCGCGTTCGGCACCGGCGACAACCGGGACCTGGTCGCCGAGGTCACCCGGGCGATGGACATCAAGGTCGAGCTGTCCGGCGGCATCCGGGACGGCGCCTCCCTGGCGAAGGCCCTGGCCACCGGCTGCACCCGGGTCAACCTGGGGACGGCCGCCCTGGAGACCCCCGAGTGGGTCGCCAAGGTCATCGCCGAGCACGGCGACAGGATCGCGGTCGGCCTCGACGTGAAGGGCACCACCCTGCGCGGTCGCGGCTGGACCCGCGACGGCGGCGACCTCTACGAGACGCTGGAGCGCCTCGACAAGGAGGGCTGCGCCCGCTACGTCGTCACGGACATCGCCAAGGACGGCACCCTGCAGGGCCCCAACCTGGAGCTGCTGCGCAACGTGTGCGCCGCGACGGACCGCCCGGTCGTGGCGTCCGGCGGCGTGTCGTCCCTCGACGACCTGCGGGCCATCGCCGAACTGGTGCCCCTCGGCGTCGAGGGTTCCATCGTCGGCAAGGCCCTGTACGCGAAAGCGTTCACCCTGGAAGAAGCACTGGAGGCCACGTCATGA
- the trpB gene encoding tryptophan synthase subunit beta translates to MSSEFFIPDPEGQVPSAEGYFGAFGGKFIPEALVAAVDEVAVEYDKAKHDPEFARELDDLLVHYTGRPSSLTEVPRFAEHAGGARVFLKREDLNHTGSHKINNVLGQALLTRRMGKTRVIAETGAGQHGVATATACALFGLDCTIYMGEIDTQRQALNVARMRMLGAEVIAVKSGSRTLKDAINEAFRDWVANVDRTHYLFGTVAGPHPFPAMVRDFHRVIGVEARRQILERAGRLPDAAVACVGGGSNAIGLFHAFIPDAGVRLVGCEPAGHGIETGEHAATLTAGEPGILHGSRSYVLQDEEGQITEPYSISAGLDYPGIGPEHAYLKDSGRGEYRAVTDDAAMQALRLLSRTEGIIPAIESAHALAGALEVGRELGKDGLIVVNLSGRGDKDMDTAARYFGLYDTDAEVAADAADLAEIEGDAK, encoded by the coding sequence ATGTCCAGTGAGTTCTTCATTCCCGACCCCGAGGGTCAGGTTCCCAGCGCCGAGGGGTATTTCGGCGCGTTCGGCGGCAAGTTCATCCCGGAGGCGCTGGTCGCCGCCGTGGACGAGGTCGCCGTGGAGTACGACAAGGCCAAGCACGACCCCGAGTTCGCGCGCGAGCTCGACGACCTGCTCGTGCACTACACCGGGCGGCCCAGTTCGCTCACCGAGGTGCCGAGGTTCGCCGAGCACGCCGGCGGAGCGCGGGTGTTCCTCAAGCGCGAGGACCTGAACCACACCGGGTCACACAAGATCAACAACGTGCTCGGGCAGGCCCTGCTCACCCGGCGCATGGGCAAGACCCGGGTCATCGCCGAGACGGGAGCGGGCCAGCACGGCGTCGCCACCGCCACGGCCTGCGCGCTCTTCGGGCTCGACTGCACGATCTACATGGGCGAGATCGACACCCAGCGGCAGGCCCTCAACGTCGCCCGCATGCGCATGCTGGGCGCCGAGGTCATCGCCGTGAAATCCGGCTCGCGGACCCTCAAGGACGCCATCAACGAGGCGTTCCGGGACTGGGTCGCCAACGTCGACCGCACCCACTACCTGTTCGGAACGGTCGCCGGCCCCCACCCCTTCCCCGCCATGGTCCGTGACTTCCACCGTGTCATCGGGGTCGAGGCGCGGCGCCAGATCCTCGAACGCGCCGGACGACTGCCGGATGCCGCCGTGGCCTGCGTCGGCGGCGGGTCCAACGCCATCGGACTCTTCCACGCCTTCATCCCCGACGCCGGCGTACGCCTCGTCGGCTGCGAACCCGCCGGCCACGGCATCGAGACCGGCGAGCACGCGGCGACGCTCACCGCCGGTGAACCCGGCATCCTGCACGGCTCGCGCTCGTACGTCCTCCAGGACGAGGAGGGCCAGATCACCGAGCCGTACTCGATCTCGGCCGGCCTCGACTACCCGGGCATCGGCCCCGAGCACGCGTACCTCAAGGACAGCGGCCGGGGCGAGTACCGCGCGGTCACCGACGACGCGGCCATGCAGGCGCTGCGTCTGCTGTCGCGCACCGAGGGCATCATCCCGGCGATCGAGAGCGCCCACGCGCTCGCCGGCGCCCTGGAGGTCGGCAGGGAACTGGGCAAGGACGGGCTGATCGTCGTCAACCTGTCCGGGCGCGGCGACAAGGACATGGACACGGCCGCGCGCTACTTCGGCCTGTACGACACCGACGCCGAGGTCGCGGCCGACGCGGCCGATCTCGCCGAGATCGAGGGGGACGCCAAGTGA
- the trpM gene encoding tryptophan biosynthesis modulator TrpM: protein MTDRAFAADRPGPVPAGAPGCGGASVSAEVTHTGEPGPVGCAPMFSISMTTRDPYARLARGCRPRGCRAPARRVHGRRVRYVIGDEPGQVNGMRWPRSRARRCPAGS from the coding sequence ATGACCGACCGCGCCTTCGCCGCCGACCGGCCGGGACCCGTCCCGGCCGGGGCGCCGGGGTGCGGGGGAGCCTCCGTATCGGCCGAGGTCACCCACACGGGTGAGCCGGGGCCGGTAGGCTGTGCCCCGATGTTCTCGATCTCCATGACGACCAGGGACCCCTACGCCCGCCTCGCGCGCGGGTGCCGTCCCCGTGGCTGCCGGGCACCCGCCCGCCGGGTCCACGGGCGCCGGGTCCGGTACGTCATCGGTGACGAGCCGGGTCAGGTGAACGGCATGCGATGGCCCCGGTCACGTGCGCGCCGATGCCCTGCGGGCAGCTGA
- the hisI gene encoding phosphoribosyl-AMP cyclohydrolase yields the protein MTRTPSSSSPHGPGAPAGPGTPSALDPEIAARLKRGVDGLLPAIAQQYDTGEVLMLGWMDDEALHRTLTTGRCTYWSRSRREYWVKGDTSGHFQWVKSVSLDCDADTVLVKVDQVGAACHTGARTCFDEDVLKAVEGVGSAAGSDVPSLDQ from the coding sequence ATGACCCGCACGCCGTCCTCCAGCAGCCCCCACGGTCCCGGAGCCCCCGCCGGCCCCGGCACGCCCAGCGCGCTGGATCCCGAGATCGCCGCCCGCCTCAAGCGCGGCGTCGACGGGCTCCTGCCCGCCATCGCCCAGCAGTACGACACCGGTGAGGTGCTCATGCTCGGCTGGATGGACGACGAGGCCCTGCACCGCACGCTCACCACCGGCCGCTGCACGTACTGGTCGCGCAGCCGCCGTGAGTACTGGGTGAAGGGCGACACCTCCGGGCACTTCCAGTGGGTGAAGTCCGTCAGCCTGGACTGCGACGCCGACACCGTCCTCGTCAAGGTCGACCAGGTCGGCGCCGCCTGCCACACCGGCGCCCGCACCTGCTTCGACGAGGACGTCCTCAAGGCCGTGGAAGGCGTCGGGAGCGCCGCCGGTTCCGACGTACCGTCACTGGATCAGTAA
- the hisF gene encoding imidazole glycerol phosphate synthase subunit HisF — translation MTLAVRVIPCLDVDNGRVVKGVNFQNLRDAGDPVEMAKVYDAEGADELTFLDITASSGNRETTYDVVRRTAEQVFIPLTVGGGVRTAEDVDKLLRAGADKVGVNTAAIARPDLIREIAERFGRQVLVLSVDARRTEAGSFEVTTHGGRKGTGIDAVEWAHRAAELGAGEILLNSMDADGTKDGYDLEMITAVRKHVTVPVIASGGAGRLADFAPAVEAGADAVLAASVFHFGDLRIGEVKNALRGAGHPVR, via the coding sequence ATGACCCTGGCGGTCCGAGTCATCCCCTGCCTGGACGTGGACAACGGCCGGGTCGTGAAGGGCGTCAACTTCCAGAACCTGCGCGACGCGGGCGACCCCGTCGAGATGGCGAAGGTGTACGACGCCGAGGGCGCCGACGAACTGACGTTCCTGGACATCACCGCCTCGTCGGGCAACCGCGAGACGACGTACGACGTGGTGCGCCGCACCGCCGAGCAGGTGTTCATCCCGCTGACGGTCGGCGGCGGCGTCCGTACCGCCGAGGACGTGGACAAGCTGCTGCGGGCGGGCGCCGACAAGGTCGGCGTCAACACGGCGGCGATCGCCCGCCCCGACCTCATCCGCGAGATCGCCGAGCGCTTCGGCCGCCAGGTGCTGGTCCTGTCGGTCGACGCCCGCCGCACCGAGGCCGGATCCTTCGAGGTCACCACCCACGGCGGCCGCAAGGGCACCGGCATCGACGCCGTGGAGTGGGCCCACCGCGCCGCCGAACTGGGCGCCGGTGAGATCCTGCTCAACTCCATGGACGCGGACGGCACCAAGGACGGCTACGACCTGGAGATGATCACGGCCGTCCGCAAGCACGTCACCGTCCCCGTCATCGCCTCCGGCGGCGCCGGCCGGCTCGCCGACTTCGCCCCGGCCGTCGAAGCGGGTGCCGACGCCGTCCTCGCCGCCTCCGTCTTCCACTTCGGCGACCTGCGCATCGGCGAGGTCAAGAACGCGCTGCGGGGGGCGGGTCACCCGGTGCGGTGA
- a CDS encoding HGxxPAAW family protein — protein sequence MAGSSHGHTPAAWTGVTIAFIGFCVSGAYMVMAQPLGFWAGMVIVVLGGVVGMVMRAMGMGQPKDAHAAYETAAVRAQSVTTPEPAGAKG from the coding sequence ATGGCGGGCAGCAGCCACGGTCACACCCCGGCCGCCTGGACCGGCGTCACCATCGCCTTCATCGGTTTCTGCGTCTCGGGCGCCTACATGGTGATGGCCCAGCCGCTGGGATTCTGGGCCGGCATGGTCATCGTCGTCCTCGGCGGCGTCGTCGGCATGGTCATGCGCGCCATGGGCATGGGCCAGCCGAAGGACGCGCACGCCGCGTACGAGACGGCGGCGGTCCGCGCGCAGAGCGTGACCACCCCCGAGCCGGCCGGCGCCAAGGGCTGA